The sequence below is a genomic window from Massilia oculi.
ACACCAGGCCGTCGATGCGGCCGGCCAGCAGCTCCACCGTGGCCGGCGTGTTGGCCAGGTCGCCGATCTGCAATTCCGGCGGCGCGATGCCGTTGGCGTCGAGCACCTGGCGCAGCAGGCGCGGCACGCCGGTGCCCTCCGGCCCCAGGTTGATGCGCTTGCCGCGCAGGTCGGTCAGCTTCGTGACCCTGGCCTCTTCGCGCAGGAACAGCCAGACCGGCTCGGTGAACAGGCTGCCCAGCGACACCAGTTCCTGGCGTTGGGCGGCGTCGCCATCGTCGGCGTTCATGGTATCGCCGTCGGTCGAGCCGCTCTGCACGAAGGCGACGTCGGCCTCTCCCGCCAGCAGGCGCTGCAGGTTATCGCGCGAGCCGAGGGTCGGCTGCAAGGTCACCTTGATGTCGTCCCGCGCGAGCTGGCTGGCGTACTGCTTGCCGAAGCTCTCGTAGGCGGAATTCTCCTGGCCGGTGGCCAGGCGCAGGGTGCGCGGCGGCGCCGGATCGACCCACCAGTAGGCCAGCAGCAGGGCCGCCGCCACCATCAGGATGGTGGGGCCGGAGGCCACGACCAGGTCCCGCAGCGAGACGATGGAAAAATTCTGCAGCCGCGCGCGCAAGCCCTTGCCCGACGCGCCGCCGCCCTCTCCCGCCGGCTTCAACGCACGCACTGGCGCTGGGCCGCCGCCGGCGCCGCACCCGTGGCCGGCGCCGGCGGCGCCGGCTCGATCATCGGCATCAGGCTCGGCGCCAGCGTCACCAGCAGCTGCACCGGCAGCGCGCTCGTGAAGTCATAGTGTTCCGACTGCGGGCCGTGCACATAGGCCGTCATGCTGCCGTAGAAGCGTTCGCCGATATTGAAGACAAACGTCGCCGAACGGTTCACGTAGCGCGATTCGATCAGGCGGCCGCCGCGCGCATACACGTCGAAGCGCTGGTCGCCGGTGCCGGTCTTGCCGCCCAGCGCGATCACGCTGCCGTCGGCCTGGACGAAGGCGGTCTTGACGCGCTTGGCGGTGCCGTCCGAGACCACGCCCTGGATGGCGTCGGCCACGGTGCGCGCGACTTCCGGCGCCAGCACCTGCTCCTTGCCGCCGCCCTTGTTGCGCTTGACCAGGGTCTCGTATGGCGTGTCCTTGGCGAAGTGCAGCGAATCGATGCGTTCGATGGGTTTGCGCACGCCGCCGTTGACGATGATGCCCATCAGCTCGGCCAGCGAGGCCGGCCGGTCGGCCGAGGCGCCCAGGGTGGTCGCGAACGACGGCACCAGCGAATCGAAGGGGTAGCCCATCTTCTTCCACTGGGCGTGGATCTTGAGGAAGGCCTCGACCTCGAGCAGGCCGGCGATGCGCTTGTCCTGGGCGTTCTTGCGGCTGGTCTTGAACAGCCACTGGTAGACTTCCTGGCGCTCCTTGACGCTGGCGGCCGTCACCTCGGACCAGCTGGCCTTGGGATGGGTGCGCAGGTAGCTCACCAGCCACAGTTCGAGCGGGTGCACCGAGGCCACATAGCCGCGGTCGGCCAGCGACATATTGCGCGGATCGTACATCTCGTACATCTTGGGGATGCGTTCCGGATCGACCTCGTTGCTCGAGGGCAGGGTGGCGTTGATGAAGGCGCCGAACTGGTCGAGCGTGGCGTTCGGCGCCACCGTGCGGTGGGCCGCGGCCAGCTTCGAGGCCAGCGGACGCACGCCCGAGAACAGCAGCGCCTCGACTTCAAGCGGGGTCTTGCCCTTGTACTTGTTCCAGAACTTGGCCAGGAAGTCCTTGCCTTCGTTGTCGGCGAAGCGCGCCAGGTAGGCGGCGCGGCGCGGATCGTTGGCGTCGGCCAGCAGCTGGGCCGAGGAACCCGGCAGCTGGAACATGTAGTAGCGCACCACGTCGCGCATCATGCGCACGAACACCAGGTTCGTGGACTGGCGCAGGGCCTGGTGCACGTCCATGATCTTGCTGTCGTCGAGCTTGCTGAAGTTGCCGAAGGTATGCAGGCCGCCGCCGGTCATGAAGCGTTCGCCCGGGCTGGCCGAGTAGCGGCGCGCCATGGCGGCGTCGAGCATGGGTTTCAGGCCGCGGTCGGCGCCTTCCGGCAGGGTCTGGAAGTATTCCAGCGCCCATTGCGACATGCGGTCCTTCGGATCGACCTCGACGCCGTGCAGGCCGATCTTGTCCAGCGGCTCGAAGCGCTTGTGCAGCTGATCAACAATGTCGAGATAGGTCACCAGCGTGCGCAGCTTGGCGGTCGAACCGAGGTCGAGCTTCGCGCCCTCGTTGATGTCGAGCGGCTGGTCGTAGTTGTCGGTCTGGACCCGCAGGTAATTGACGTGCTCGCCCCGCTCCATCAGCGTGAAGCTGTACACCACCTGGGCCGGGTCGCCGTTGCCGAGCAGGCCCTTGCCGGTGAGGCCGGCCGCCTTGGCGTGCTCGGCGTCCGACAGCTGGCGCAGGGCCGCCGTCACCGCCTGCTGGGCATTGCTGTCCAGGGTCGAGACCACCGACAGGTCGAGACGGTCGACGTTGTACAGGCGCGAATCGCCGATCAGGTAGCCGAGGTGGTTGCGCACCGCATTGGCCGCCTTGCGCGACACGAAGGCGTCGGCCGGCGGCGGCGCCACGCCGCTGTGCAGCGCCGGCTGCAACTTGACGGCCAGCGCGGCGTCGCGCAGCTGGGGCGAGATCACGCCGGCCTGGGCCAGCACGCGCAGGTGGCTGTCGGTCAGGATCTCCAGGTCGGGTTCGCCGGCGCCCAGGTA
It includes:
- a CDS encoding transglycosylase domain-containing protein: MESIRRLGRQSNVSGKRAADERSEPSFGDAAASTAAAPATAAPAAAASAPALAAGGNDVPLYEAFPHLAGNGGIPGGPSGGPGDDEPAPRKRRWKLWLWLGLLLLAAVLAAWAALESRTSRLQAKIFADMASELTYRMENGPSNAIRFPAASPYDTRLGYAGLPRYLERLKTRDYAIAAQARISPQMVKMADMGLYATYHEKTKVGLEILDCRSQPIFTSRFPERFYDKFDAAPPLLVQSLLFIENRELLDASHPRRNPAVEWDRFSKAVFDKTLSSVGLGGGGRVAGGSTLATQIEKYRHSPEGRTSSTTDKIIQMASATLRAYQDGEDTTGSRRQIVLDYLNTVPLSAKSGYGEVNGIGDGLWVWYGRDFDKVNGMLKGPMTSPDAVLAYKEALSLMIAQRRPAYYLGAGEPDLEILTDSHLRVLAQAGVISPQLRDAALAVKLQPALHSGVAPPPADAFVSRKAANAVRNHLGYLIGDSRLYNVDRLDLSVVSTLDSNAQQAVTAALRQLSDAEHAKAAGLTGKGLLGNGDPAQVVYSFTLMERGEHVNYLRVQTDNYDQPLDINEGAKLDLGSTAKLRTLVTYLDIVDQLHKRFEPLDKIGLHGVEVDPKDRMSQWALEYFQTLPEGADRGLKPMLDAAMARRYSASPGERFMTGGGLHTFGNFSKLDDSKIMDVHQALRQSTNLVFVRMMRDVVRYYMFQLPGSSAQLLADANDPRRAAYLARFADNEGKDFLAKFWNKYKGKTPLEVEALLFSGVRPLASKLAAAHRTVAPNATLDQFGAFINATLPSSNEVDPERIPKMYEMYDPRNMSLADRGYVASVHPLELWLVSYLRTHPKASWSEVTAASVKERQEVYQWLFKTSRKNAQDKRIAGLLEVEAFLKIHAQWKKMGYPFDSLVPSFATTLGASADRPASLAELMGIIVNGGVRKPIERIDSLHFAKDTPYETLVKRNKGGGKEQVLAPEVARTVADAIQGVVSDGTAKRVKTAFVQADGSVIALGGKTGTGDQRFDVYARGGRLIESRYVNRSATFVFNIGERFYGSMTAYVHGPQSEHYDFTSALPVQLLVTLAPSLMPMIEPAPPAPATGAAPAAAQRQCVR